ACGATGCCCCACAAGCGATTTTACCACATTCCCCGTCTCATCTATCAGATAAATATTTCCATTCTCTACTCCGACCGCTCCCATTTTCAAGTCAGACGACCAGGAAAAAGCCGTAACTTGCTCTTTAATAAAATGTTCCTGAGGAACCAGTTCCCCTTCACGCCCTATCCTCCATAAGCCGTTTTCCTTACCGAATGCCAACCATTGGTTTTCTTTACATCCCAAAGCGGCAAGAGGTTCTGATAGAGAAATGGTTTTCTTTATCCGGTCCTCCTTCTTATCATATATATAAAGGTGCATAGCCGAAGCCAAAAGCAGCTGTCCATTGCCGAAAGGAACAATCCTCATCCACCCGTTATCTTCCGGCAAGAGAAAGGTCTCTGCCGATTTCCCGTTTATGACAAGCATCCTCCCATCGTATGACAAGGCATACACCACATTATTTTCATCCCAATAAACATCTCTGAAACTATACTCCGGATTGCTGAACAACACTTCATTCCCAACAAATCCCTCATCATAACGCCATCGGTTCACCTCTCCATAGTTACTCACCGAGACATAACTGTTTTTACCGTCCGAAGACTGAACTATCTTCGTGACACCTCCCTTATGGAGATTCCTGGACACAAAACTTTCACTGGTCTGTCCCAAGGCATTAAAAATAACAGGCTGATACACATTCCCTTTATATTCGGATGTATATTTCCACGAAGCATACGCAAGCAAAGCCGCCACATCTTTATTGCCAGCCCTATATTGCACATTGGAAAGCAAAGCCAAAGCACGTCCCAATGCCACATTGCTCAACGTATCAGCCACATTCCTTGCATATTCGGCACGAAGTTGCTGTTGTACGGCAAGCTCACGCTGGTTCTCCGCCATATTTCTAGCTTCAACCGCATTGCGGGAAAAAGCTTCCGCCTTTTTCTGCTCTTCTTCGGCACGTATGCGCATCTGCTCGGCCACTCCCATCTGGAATACCGCTTCTTCGCGTTGCTTCTCGGAAATATCTTTTTGCTGATAAGCTATGTCTTCCATCTGTTTGCTGATACGTTCCACCACATACGACTTACCTTCTTTTTCCTTATACTCATCCAGCTGAGCCCGTAAAGCATCCACCCGCCGGGATAAGCCGATATTGAAATATCCCAATATCACCACCACAACGAGAAGAAAAACACTCAAGATATGCCAACCATGCTTTTTCACTTCGAATTTCAGTATATATCATTTAACAAAGAAAACGAAACTGGCTCCGATGGCTTATGAAGCCAGTTCCGCCGTCCGATGGAACTATCTCCGTCCGCCCATGCAAGTATATGCGTTTTTACCAGCAACAAGCCGGCCTTACAACATACCCACACTTGCGGACAAAAGAAACGTCCCCTTTTAATAGGTTTTATTTGCTTGCCAACGTTTTCAATATCTCGAAAGCCAGCAAATAACAATGCCCTCCGGTGCGCGCCGAAACCAAGTCTCCGTCGACCACAACATCTGCATCAACATACTCTACACCATAGTTCTTGGCATCGCCCAACAGA
The Phocaeicola salanitronis DSM 18170 genome window above contains:
- a CDS encoding WD40 repeat domain-containing protein, whose translation is MKKHGWHILSVFLLVVVVILGYFNIGLSRRVDALRAQLDEYKEKEGKSYVVERISKQMEDIAYQQKDISEKQREEAVFQMGVAEQMRIRAEEEQKKAEAFSRNAVEARNMAENQRELAVQQQLRAEYARNVADTLSNVALGRALALLSNVQYRAGNKDVAALLAYASWKYTSEYKGNVYQPVIFNALGQTSESFVSRNLHKGGVTKIVQSSDGKNSYVSVSNYGEVNRWRYDEGFVGNEVLFSNPEYSFRDVYWDENNVVYALSYDGRMLVINGKSAETFLLPEDNGWMRIVPFGNGQLLLASAMHLYIYDKKEDRIKKTISLSEPLAALGCKENQWLAFGKENGLWRIGREGELVPQEHFIKEQVTAFSWSSDLKMGAVGVENGNIYLIDETGNVVKSLVGHRSRITQLEFKGQYLFSSSYDCTVSLWDISASKQEAVSLKTLSGWVHCICMAEDNTIWTGDESGAVSRIMISPDEMAALIQSKLKRDFTDDEWSYYVGRNVPRIRLKLVNKIKD